The stretch of DNA cgcgcTCACCCCAGTCGAGGCCGCCCCCCGGGGCCGGCAGCAGCCCCGCCGGCTCCCACTcggcctccgccgccgccgccatcgcTTCCGCCTTCCTCCCGAAACACACGTCTCCTTCCGGGcagcgccccgccccgccccgcctaTGGCGGCCGCCGGCGGGACAGACGGCACCGGGGCGGCGGTGACCCCGCGGCCGGGGCAGTTCCCGACCGCACACAGCGACATGGAGCGGCGGCGTTGGACACAGGCGTTTATTCAGGCCCCGCTGACACAAGCCCGTCGCCCGAAGCACGAGTGGGGGGAGTGTccaaggggagggggaaggcagctccgtgagggcagggggaggcggCCCGCGGCCCCAGGCTGGGGCCTCGGAGGTCTCCGTGCGAGGGCGGTGCAGGAAgggcggccccgctgcccgcgggGTGGGCGCACACGCTGCGTGGGTGCGGTCTCGGCTGGCAGCACGGGCCCGGGCTGCAGCCGGAGGTGTGAAGTCCCTCTGGCTCCCGGCGGTGGCTCCCGCTGAGTCTGCAGCATCGGTGGGTTTTAGTCACGGCCAGGCTGGGAGCACAGGAGAGCCGGAGCTGGTCTTACCCCCTTCGGTGCAGCGGAGAAGGCAGAGGGTCCCCCGCTTCCTCTCCCACGGGGTGTCCCCACCTGGGAGCACCCAGCCAGGAGGAGAGCTGCCCGGGTGAATTTTCCACGAGTGGCTCCCAGTAGAAGCAGGGGGGAACGCTTCCAGCGCGCTGCAGGGTGCTGCGAGCGTCTCGCCGGCGCTCACCTTACAGGTTGGCATCATATGCTGCGTTGGTGAAGATGCCTGGCGATCCTAGGTCACTGGAAAACAGACACCAGGGTGGCACCTTGGGGGAGACGGTGGAGTGCGAAGGGCAGGGCCCAGCCGTGTCAGCCCCGAAGATGCTCCTGCTGCGTATAAAAGCAGCCTCGCACCGGCAGATCTGGGTGACATGGGGTGACTGCAGGGTTGTGATGGGCACGGGGCAGAGCCACCCTCCTGCAGAGCACGGCTCTCACCTGGTGGGGTTCAGGagcttcttcttctcctctgaTAACGGTGTCGAAATGTCCCCAGGGATAGAGCagatagaaaagaaataaccaGATCTTTTTAGTGAGGGACTTGAGAAaccgcagcagcagcatctgaaaTTGAACTGAGTTTGACAAGCACAggatggagcagggagggggagcTGAAGCATTTGCCTTCTTCCCCTTCGCCATGAAGGTGTTTTTCTGGGTCTGCCCTCCAAACCTGGCTGCTGACACTTTCAACTGGACAAACTgccaaggagctgctgctggaccAACGCAACCCACACCAAATAAGACGTGAGGATTGAGGCAGTCACACTTGTTAAACTCTTCTGATCATCCCACCCTCCCCTGGGACTCTGTAACCACTTCATCTGAGAGCTCCTGCCCAAAGCGATGGTGGGCTGTGGGAGGTTTCTGTACCTCTGTTGCTGAGCCGCTTGGCAAGGAGGGCAATGAGTGTCCCCGAGAGCACAATGCCAGCTACTGCCAGAGCTGTGCCACTGCTGTAAGCCAGGACTTGCTTTAAGAAGGGGGCAGCATCCTCTGAAACAGATCCAGAGACCCACAGATTAGAAGGTTATCAGAAGGACTTCACAGCTTCCAAGCTGCTCGGGTGCCCCCCACCACATTCAAGATGTGCTGCAGGAAGCTGGAACCCCCTAGTTCTAGAGGAGCTGGGGGTCCCACCATACCTGCACAGGCAGGGGGATGCCCAGTCCAGTTCCCCGTGGCTACACACCAGAGCACCTCTGCTCCCACCCGAACAAACCCCTCCTCACAGGAAAAGGTGCACATGGAGTTGTACGTGAAGTTCCCGTGCATGTGAGAGCAGTTCATCTGGCCTCTGCTGGGGGCATCCAGCACCGGGCAACTAACAGCTGGAGACAAAGCACAGTGGTAGCATCAATAGGACAAGACCGatggtggtgggatggggacaagTGGGCTGGGGAGCCAGGGGATGAGCTGCCATGGCTTGGGGGTGCTGAGGGGAAGAGGATGCTGGGGAAGACAGTCTGCTACAACAGAGCACTTCCATACACGCATATGATCACAAGATCTACCTTTGCATTGTGGGGCATCCCCAGTCCAGGTCCCCATAGCTGTGCATTTGCGGCTCTCCGGCCCCATCAGCACAAACCCCATCTggcaggagaaggaacacgTGGAGCCGAAGGCAAAGTCCCCGTGGAGGTGGGAGCAGGCAGTCTGGCCCATCTTGGGGGTGGCCAGTGCTGAGCATTTGATGGCTGCAAGGGTAAAAAGGCGTGCTTCAAGCAGGAGCCTGGGAGACTGAACTGTTGCGACCAAGAGGCCAGGCAACATCCTGATGTCAGTCCAAGGCCAGTGAGACACCCTGAGCTCTAGCAGCAGCTCTACCTTCACAGTGTGGGGAGTCCCTAGTCCAGGTCCCTGTGGCTGCGCACTCGCGGCTCTCCGGCCCCATGAGCACAAACCCCGTCTGGCAGGAGAAGGCACACGTGGAGCCGAAGGTAAAGTCCCCATGGAGGTGGGAGCAGTTCAGCTCTCCTCGGTCAGGAGCACTGAGCACCGGGCAGGCGATGGCTGCAGGAAAAGAGATACACTGGAGGCAGGAGCATGGGCACTACAGGGCTAAACTGCTGGGTTAAGAGGACCAAGACACCCAAGAATATCTCAGGGTCAACCCAAGGCCTGTGACACCTTGAGCAGCAGCTCTACCTTCACATCGTGGGGCATCCCCAGTCCAGGTGCCTGTGGCTGTGCACTCGCGGCTCTCCGGCCCCATCAGTGCAAACCCCATCTGGCAGGAGAAGGCACATGTGGAGCCGAAGGCGAAGTTCCCGTGGGGGTGGGAGCAGTTCAGCTTTCCTCGGACTGGAGCGCTGAGTGCTGGGCAGGCGATGGCTGCAGGGATAGAGATACACTTGAGGCAGGAGCCTGGGGACTACAAGGCTAAACTGTTGGGACCAAGGGACTGGGGAACATTGTAGTGTTGCCCCAAGGCAGTGACACCCTGAACTCTAGCAGCAGCTCTACCTTCACAGCGTGGGGAGTTGCCAGTCCAGGTCCCTGTGGCTGTGCACTCGCGGCTCTCCAGCCCCATCAGCACAAACCCTGCCTGGCAGGAGAAGGCACATGTGGAACCGAAGGTGAAGTCCCCATGGAGGTGGGAGCAATTCAGCTTTCCTCGGTCTGGAGTGCTGAGCACTGGGCAGGCGATGGCTGCAAGGTAAAGAGGCACACTTCAAGTAGCAGCCTGTGGACTACAAGACTAAACTGTTGGAACAAGAGAACCAAAGCACCCAAGAACATCCCAGAGTCAGCCCAAGGCCTGTGACACCTTGAGCAGCAGCTTTACCTTCACAGCGTGGGGAATCCCCAGTCCAGGTCCCCATAGCTGTGCACTCGCGGCTCTCCGGCCCCATGAGCACAAACCCCGTCTGGCAGGAGAAGGCACACGTGGAGCCAAAGGCAAAGTTCCCGTGGGGGTGGGAGCAGTTCAGCTCTCCTTGGTCTGGAGCACTGAGCACTGGGCAAGTGATGGCTGCAATGGGATAGAGATACACTTGAGGCAGGACCGTGGGCACTACAGGGCTAAATTTCTGGGATGAGAGGACCAAGACACCCAAGAACATCCTGGGCTAAACCCAAGGCCTGTGACACTTTGAGCAGCAGCTCTACCTTCACAGCGTGGGGAGTCCCCAGCCCAGGTGCCTGTGGCTGTACACTCGCGGCTCTCCGGCCCCATCAGTGCAAACCCCGTCTGGCAGGAGAAGGTACATGTGGAACCAAAGGCAAAGTTCCCATGGGGGTGGGAGCAATTCAGCTTTCCTCGGTCTGGAGCGCCGAGCACTGGGCAGGCGGTGGCTGCAGGGTAAAGAGGCACACTTCAAGCAGGAGCCTGTGAACTGGGAGACTAAACTGTTGGGATGAAGAGGCTGGGGAACATCCTAGTGTCATGCCAAGCCCAGTGACACCCTGAGCTCTAGCAGCAGCTCTACCTTCACAGTGTGGGGAGTCCCCAGTCCAGGTCCCTGTGGCTGTGCACTCGCGGCTCTCCGGCCCTATCAGCACAAATCCCATCTGGCAGGAGAAGGCACACGTGGAGCCGAAGGTGAAGTCCCCGTGGTGGTGGGAGCAGTTCAGCTCTCCTCGGTCTGGAGCGCTGAGCACCGGGCAGGCGATGGCTGCAATGGGAGAGCAGGTCTCAGAGACAGGACAGATGAGGTTAAATCTAGGGATTAGGGCTGAATCCAAAACAGATAAAACCAAATGTATGTTGATATGTCTTTGATTTACCTTTCTCACCCAGATGAGTCTCACCTCTTCAAAAACAGTAGTAACGTAGTTGgtacaatgatttttttctgccatgagtgatttcctggggctggggggcagttGCTGCTCTGCCAGAGCCCTGTTTATCCCCTGCACTACCCCAGGACGCAGGCCCCGGGATTAAGggccacagctgctgcagtcCTACTCATCTCCCTCCCTGGAGGGGAGCAGAGACCTGCCTCCATCCTTGTCGCAGCAGCGAGGTGAGGGACACCCAGAGGGCTGTGGGGCTGTAGGGGACCAGGAGGGGCTGACTGTGATAGCTAGAGGGGTTGTGCGGCTGTGCCTGGAGTGTGCTTCACTGCGTGCCAGGGCAGCACCCAACATTTGCTGGGGCAAGCAGCTCCATTGCCTATGGGACCACCGCAGGTCAATGCTGGGGGGACATCAAACACCACCAACACCCAGCCCGGCTGAGACAGACCCCATTCCCTGCACCTTCTGCTTTCAGACTGACACCAAACACTTTCCTTGGTAACTTTTCCCTTCATAGCCATCTTACAGGCAAGCTGGGttccctgcagcatccctggaggtgCCTACCAGGGCCCCTGAAACCCACCACTGAGGCACCCCTCCAGCAGGCAGCCCGGGGGGGCCTGATTGCTCCCATCACCTCAGAGGCCTCCTGGCAGGAGAAGGCACGCGTGGAGTGGAAGGCGAATGCATTGTGCGGGTGGGAGCAATGGAGCCGGCCCCTTTCGGGGCAGCCAGCTGAGTGCACAGGACggctgcaggcaggcacagggcaggcaGCCTCATCCCTCAGGGTGCCTGCAGCACCATCAGTCtcgctgcagcaggagctgctgctcatTTTTGGAGTAAGCCCAACTGGCAACGCTTGGTAACACAGCTTCGTTATCAGCAAGGGCGACCGACTAACTCATCTGATTctttgcaaaaaagaaaaaatcaatcATACATACAGCCAGCGGGAAAAAACAACGAGCTGTGCTTTGGGAACTTGAGAAGCCTGGAGCGGGCAGGCTCAGCCCAGCTTGCCTGGTGGGACTTTCACAAAATTGGGAGCCAGCTCCTGACCCTGCCACCCCTGGGGACACTGGCCGCAGGACAGTCACATCACATCTCCGTGCCTGTTCCCCTTAACTGCAGAAAGCTTTGCTGGTCTCAGCTGCCTAAAACAAGTCCTGGGATGGACCACAGGCCCACCCAGCACAGGTGTCATCGGCAGCGCTAACTTCaaggcaggctttttttttttaaatatacatacagAGACCCTGCCCACCCCCTGACCCCTCCTGCTGGGTCTCTGGATACAGAGGGTCCCCCCACTGCATCCTGTGTCTGCTCCAGTCTTCGACTCATCCCATCCTTGTGCAAGGCTGCAGATCCAccatgcagcagcacagggaaggtGGAGCGGGGTTCTTGCACCCTCTGAAAAAAGCCCAGCACCTCTCTGGGGCACCCAGCACCTGGCTGTAAACCCTCAAACCACTGACGGGAAGACtttctctgctcctgcagcataACGTACCGCAGCTTTCTCCGCTTTGTGGCTTCCTGCCCCACTCTGTCCCTCCCAGCTTATATCTAACCTCATCTCACTGGTTCTCATCCTGCTTGCAGTGGCCCAGCCCTGCCAGAATACGCTGTTGCCCTGACTGTGGGATGGCAGCTCCCCTTTGCTCTTCTCTGAGAACCCCTGAGATGCTGAGCACCCTCCCAAGGGTGGGCTTAGGGAAGAGCAGACGGTGCTGCTGGGGTGATGGAGGTGCCAAGACACCATCCTGCCTCTGCACACAGGTCATGTGGGGTGCTGGCATCTGTGTGTGATTCAGGACAGGGAGCAAGAGCACTGGGACAGCCGGGGAGAGCAGGGGGCTTATCCAGAGCTCACAGCTGCTCTGCCCATTGCAGCCTCATCAAGGAACCGCTCCCTGCGTGCAGCACAAGGAGCTGCTTCCCCAAAGGGCAGGGGCACAGCAAGCCCAGCCCATTGCTTGCCTGAGCAATGTTGGGCATGCAGGGCTGCCCCCCCTAGCACCAGTGCTACATCCctgagcccccagcccctggcaggcCCTACCTGTGCAGGTGGGGGTCTCTGCAGACCACTGCTGGGAAGGCAGGCACCGCAGCATGCCTGCCCCTCGCCGCTCGAACCCCTCCTGGCACTCGAACGTGCAGGTGGAGTTGTAGCTGAAGTCTCCGAAGGGATGGCTGCAGTTCATGCGCGCTCCCCGGGGCTCGAGCTTGGCGCACCGCACAACTGGGAGAGACGCGGAGCCGCCGGCCCGTTAGGAGCATAACGAACCTGCCCGCTTTGCTGCCGGGCTCAGGCTCtcctgcagggaaggagggatggggatggggccTCACCGTCCTCGCACTCGGGGCCGCGGAAGCCGGGGTAGCACTCGCAGCGGTAGCTCCCGATGGTCTCCACGCACTCGCCGCGCTGGCTGCAGGGgaagggctggcaggaggctgCACGCACAGAGGACGGTCATCAGGAGCCACTGGCCACCTTGTCAAGGTCCCCAGCCCTCCCGATGTGTGTCCGTGCCACGGTCCCCCCCACTCACCCCGGTAGCACAGCGCCTTTTTCCTCCGGTTGCAGGGCTCGTCGTTCCACTTGCCCGACTCCCGCTGCCGCTTGATGTAGATCTCCACGCAGTCCTGGTTGGAGCGGCGGTTGTTGGGCTCCCCAGCTGCCCAGTTCTCTGCCTCCTTTGTCAGCGCCTTCCTGGTGCCCACCCAGGTCCAGATGCCGCCCAGCTTGCGGATGCCGATCCAGTAGTAGCGCCCGTGGAAGGGCAGGCTCTCGTTGAGGTACTCGATCTCCTGCTTGTTCTGGATTGCCACCAGGTCGGTGAAGAAGGTCTGGCAGTAGTTCCTGGCCTGCTCCCACGTGTAGTCCCCTTGGTCACTGTAGTGGTACGTCCAGGCACCCACCTCCAGTCGTGTCACCGCAGCTGTGAGAGAGGATGTGGTCCAGGATTGCCACAGAAAGGACGGGAGTTGGGTTGGGGATGGGGTCCTTTGGGACATGAGGTGGAGCTAGGACTGGCATCAGGGCCAAGAGATGCTGGCAACCAGCTGGGCAAGAGGACAGGATGAACGGACCAGGGTGGGTGAGAATGGGGCTGTAGGTGGGTTCATGGAGACCTGGGTGGATCTCCATGGCATGGCAGAAGGAGCTGAGGTGGGAGAGAGAGGGATGGCACAGGGacaaggaaggaggggaggacgGGGTGAAGGCTGAGACAGAGAGCAACACAGGACGGGGCAGGCAGAGCGCAGGTGGCAGAAGAGCCCCAAGCAGTGATGCCCCACTCCCCTACCCACAAAGGTTTCCCAAAGGGGAAAACCCCAACATCAAGTTGGTTCCTTAAAACACGGTTCCTTCCTTGAGCACAGTAGTGTcccatttcagttttcttgctttACACTTCCAGATGAGAGTCAGCTTGGAGCAAGGCAGAGCAACGAGCACGCCCCTGCCCCAAAAGCATTTGGATCCTGAGCTGCTCATCCAAACCAGAGACGGTCTGAAAAGTCTTGTAAAACTCAGTATTGCAAAACAACGTCTTGCAAAAGTCACGTTCACATCCTGGTCATGCCCACCAGGCAGGGCAAAGCCACAGATTAACTGGAACCCGCACCCAGAAGCGAAGGGCACTTCGCTGAAACCCTTCTCTTATTTACAGTGTTTCGCACCGCAACCTGATGCAATCAAAGGGGTTTagccacaaaaaaaagcttcctccctcctccccagaaGCAGGTATCTCCACAACTGCAGAAAGTGATAGGGGGATCACGTGCAAAAAGGGAGATGGGGATCAAAGCTTGCTCCAAACAACCGCCCTGGGGTACCCTGTGTCTCAGGAGAGCACATCACACCATGGTCATGCAGGCAAAGGTCTGTGCATTGCAGATTAGATGCAAATCTAGGGCTTCCCAAGTCCATTTAGGGCTCTAGTTTGGTCAATAATTATGCATTTTTCTGAGCAAAATTCCCataatttttctggttttccttgtgAAAGAGCAAACTATCCACATCGTTCAACAAAACTGAAGCTGAGAAAACCGTAGCCTTCAACAACAGCCCTTCTCTTCACCCCTGGGGAGTTTGGGGCTGCAGGACAGAAGCTCCGGGCACCTCTTAGGAGCCtgccccatcctcagctcccACCACCCACCTCCTGGCCCTTGCTacctccccagcacagctcaggaCAGCCACCCTGGCACACCCCATCCCCAAACCGAGAAGGACCAAGGGAGCCCATCCGCTGTGtgcctgtcctccatgtgctcTCCTGCCTCTTTCCTCTCGCTCGGCCAGTAACACCCTCTCTGTAGCACAGCTCCTCCCTGCTTCTTCTCCTCAGCCTTATGTtacctctccctgccccacctGGAGCTGAACCACCAGGTGGGTGCAGTTTGCCTGCGTTACAACTCCTCCACTCCCCTGGCAGCCCCCGATGCCTCCCCCCAGGGCAGTGCTCAGCACCCGCTGCACTTGGGGTgcctttgcatttttgttttcccctcagaGTGAAATCTCAGCTTCCTTCTGATGCTTCTGCATTTGCCTCTGTTCCTTAGATCAATCACGAAAGGTCCTTTGGAAAAT from Nyctibius grandis isolate bNycGra1 chromosome 21, bNycGra1.pri, whole genome shotgun sequence encodes:
- the LOC137672560 gene encoding P-selectin-like codes for the protein MGTAAGLRSAGRTWAPGSRGISYLGIAAVTWAAVTRLEVGAWTYHYSDQGDYTWEQARNYCQTFFTDLVAIQNKQEIEYLNESLPFHGRYYWIGIRKLGGIWTWVGTRKALTKEAENWAAGEPNNRRSNQDCVEIYIKRQRESGKWNDEPCNRRKKALCYRASCQPFPCSQRGECVETIGSYRCECYPGFRGPECEDVVRCAKLEPRGARMNCSHPFGDFSYNSTCTFECQEGFERRGAGMLRCLPSQQWSAETPTCTAIACPVLSAPDRGELNCSHHHGDFTFGSTCAFSCQMGFVLIGPESRECTATGTWTGDSPHCEATACPVLGAPDRGKLNCSHPHGNFAFGSTCTFSCQTGFALMGPESRECTATGTWAGDSPRCEAITCPVLSAPDQGELNCSHPHGNFAFGSTCAFSCQTGFVLMGPESRECTAMGTWTGDSPRCEAIACPVLSTPDRGKLNCSHLHGDFTFGSTCAFSCQAGFVLMGLESRECTATGTWTGNSPRCEAIACPALSAPVRGKLNCSHPHGNFAFGSTCAFSCQMGFALMGPESRECTATGTWTGDAPRCEAIACPVLSAPDRGELNCSHLHGDFTFGSTCAFSCQTGFVLMGPESRECAATGTWTRDSPHCEAIKCSALATPKMGQTACSHLHGDFAFGSTCSFSCQMGFVLMGPESRKCTAMGTWTGDAPQCKAVSCPVLDAPSRGQMNCSHMHGNFTYNSMCTFSCEEGFVRVGAEVLWCVATGNWTGHPPACAEDAAPFLKQVLAYSSGTALAVAGIVLSGTLIALLAKRLSNREEKKKLLNPTSDLGSPGIFTNAAYDANL